One region of Mycolicibacterium insubricum genomic DNA includes:
- a CDS encoding PPE family protein, with protein MSAPIWMASPPEVHSALLSAGPGPGPMLASAAQWTSLSAEYSAVAGELVAVLAEVAGTAWHGPSAAEYTAAHGPYLAWLEQAAANAAVTATQLETTATAYTVALATMPSLAELAANHVVHGVLVATNFLGINLIPIALNEADYARMWIQAAVTMSAYQAAADTTTAATPPTTPAPQILAAGGETSGLQDLPGRISQALGDIGDFITDPYGHFLNYFQGLGLDPGTAIILAGIALLAYDVLWYPYYASYALLLTPFFAPALSALSALSALALLTKIPAPGMPSDIRADQQDSPARRQDSAPMPAALTATGGASAGVPPSGGSATAASTTPASGPAAATPSGVIYAVHNVDPPAETAGPKTGTGSVAEVPVEVVATAAASIALHARKRTRRKAATKAGLHDYRYEFVDGTADAGDPGVTVLTRPRPGATAGATGAGRLGASRSESAAAMAAGGLTRMPSEGATSSAPLLPSSWSAAAEVTVSGNQPAPAND; from the coding sequence TTGTCCGCCCCGATCTGGATGGCGTCGCCACCCGAGGTCCATTCGGCATTGTTGAGCGCCGGCCCGGGGCCGGGGCCGATGCTGGCCTCGGCCGCCCAGTGGACGTCGCTGAGCGCCGAATACAGTGCCGTTGCCGGCGAGTTGGTCGCCGTCCTGGCCGAGGTGGCCGGCACCGCCTGGCACGGGCCCAGTGCCGCCGAGTACACCGCCGCGCACGGCCCCTACCTGGCCTGGCTGGAGCAGGCCGCCGCCAACGCCGCCGTTACCGCCACCCAGTTGGAGACCACGGCCACGGCCTACACCGTCGCGTTGGCCACCATGCCGTCGCTGGCCGAACTCGCCGCCAACCATGTCGTGCACGGGGTGCTTGTCGCGACCAACTTTCTCGGCATCAACCTGATTCCGATCGCCCTCAACGAGGCCGACTACGCCCGCATGTGGATCCAGGCCGCCGTGACGATGTCGGCCTACCAGGCCGCCGCCGACACCACGACGGCGGCCACACCACCGACCACGCCGGCCCCGCAGATCCTCGCCGCCGGCGGCGAGACCAGCGGGCTGCAGGATCTGCCGGGCCGGATCAGCCAGGCGCTCGGCGACATCGGTGATTTCATCACCGACCCTTACGGGCATTTCCTGAACTACTTCCAGGGCCTGGGCCTCGACCCGGGGACCGCCATCATTCTCGCCGGGATCGCGCTGCTGGCCTACGACGTACTCTGGTACCCCTATTACGCGTCGTACGCCCTGTTGTTGACGCCCTTCTTCGCTCCGGCGCTCAGTGCCCTGAGCGCACTGAGCGCGCTGGCTCTACTGACGAAGATCCCCGCGCCGGGGATGCCGTCCGATATCCGGGCCGACCAGCAGGATTCCCCGGCCCGGCGTCAGGATTCGGCCCCGATGCCCGCCGCCTTGACCGCAACCGGCGGGGCCTCCGCGGGAGTTCCGCCGTCCGGTGGCTCGGCTACCGCAGCGTCGACGACCCCGGCGAGTGGGCCCGCGGCCGCGACGCCGAGCGGCGTCATCTATGCGGTCCACAACGTCGACCCGCCCGCAGAGACCGCCGGGCCGAAGACCGGAACGGGTTCGGTGGCCGAGGTACCGGTGGAGGTAGTGGCCACCGCCGCGGCCAGCATCGCGTTGCACGCCCGAAAGCGCACGCGCCGGAAAGCTGCTACCAAGGCCGGTTTGCACGACTATCGCTACGAATTCGTCGACGGCACCGCCGATGCCGGCGATCCGGGAGTCACCGTCCTCACCCGGCCCCGGCCGGGTGCCACCGCCGGCGCAACGGGGGCCGGTCGCCTCGGAGCCTCCCGATCCGAGAGTGCCGCGGCCATGGCAGCGGGCGGCCTGACCCGAATGCCGTCGGAGGGCGCGACCTCGTCGGCGCCGTTGCTGCCGTCGAGCTGGTCCGCCGCCGCCGAGGTCACCGTCTCCGGGAACCAACCGGCCCCGGCGAACGACTGA
- the eccB gene encoding type VII secretion protein EccB, with amino-acid sequence MSNAGHEDERRGFSSRTPDNNNPDRVRYRRGFVTKHQVTGWRFVMRRLSAGVAMHDARMLVDPLRSQSRALTTGVLAVVAAVIGCFIFSLIRPGGDAGTDVVLADRASSALYVRVNDQLHPVLNLASARLIAGKPVSPKAVNARQLDKFGRGPLIGIPGAPERMVANTATDADWTVCEGTPAAGAAAGVSLIAGPPATDGERARALPGDRAVLVDGPGGSWLLWNGRRSAIDVNDRAVTGALGWGNQPPQSRPISSALFNAVPEGPALRAPAIAGAGTPAGYPVGAPVGSVVAAYGSGDALDYYAVLNDGLQPISGVLAAILRNTDSHGLTQPPRLSADQIATLPVSHQLDTAAYPDRELRVVEPAQAPITCLQWVKPEGAATSSAGLLSGAVLPVTDVNRTVRLVNAPAARAAITPGYGYLVQTVGNDAAAPAAGSLFWVSDTGVRYGIEGGTGRNDGPVKTAAALGLDGPALPMPWSILSLLSAGPALSQADALTAADFTAPAPNPTENR; translated from the coding sequence ATGAGCAACGCCGGCCACGAGGACGAGCGCCGCGGGTTCAGCTCGCGCACCCCGGACAACAACAACCCCGACCGGGTCCGCTACCGCCGCGGCTTCGTCACCAAGCATCAGGTGACCGGCTGGCGGTTCGTCATGCGCCGGCTGTCCGCCGGTGTGGCCATGCACGACGCCCGGATGCTGGTCGATCCGCTGCGCAGCCAGTCCCGCGCGCTGACCACCGGCGTGCTGGCCGTCGTCGCCGCTGTCATCGGCTGCTTCATCTTCTCGCTGATCCGCCCCGGCGGGGACGCCGGCACCGACGTCGTGCTCGCCGACCGGGCCAGCTCGGCGCTCTACGTCCGGGTCAACGACCAGCTGCACCCGGTGCTCAACCTGGCCTCGGCCCGGCTGATCGCCGGCAAACCGGTCAGCCCCAAGGCCGTCAACGCCCGCCAGCTCGACAAGTTCGGCCGCGGTCCGCTGATCGGCATCCCCGGCGCCCCCGAGCGCATGGTCGCCAACACCGCGACCGACGCCGACTGGACGGTCTGCGAGGGCACCCCGGCCGCCGGTGCGGCCGCCGGCGTCAGCCTGATCGCCGGCCCCCCGGCCACCGACGGCGAACGGGCCCGGGCACTGCCCGGTGACCGCGCCGTGCTGGTCGACGGCCCCGGCGGCAGCTGGCTGCTGTGGAACGGCCGGCGCAGCGCCATCGACGTCAACGACCGCGCGGTCACCGGTGCGCTCGGCTGGGGCAACCAGCCTCCGCAGTCGCGGCCCATCTCCTCGGCCCTGTTCAACGCGGTGCCCGAGGGACCCGCGCTGCGGGCCCCCGCCATCGCGGGCGCCGGCACCCCGGCCGGCTACCCGGTGGGCGCACCCGTCGGTTCGGTGGTGGCCGCCTACGGATCCGGCGACGCACTGGACTACTACGCGGTGCTGAACGACGGGCTGCAGCCGATCTCCGGTGTGCTGGCCGCGATCCTGCGCAACACCGATTCGCACGGGCTGACCCAGCCGCCGCGGCTGAGCGCCGACCAGATCGCCACGCTGCCGGTGTCGCATCAGCTGGACACCGCCGCCTACCCGGACCGGGAACTGCGGGTCGTCGAACCCGCCCAGGCGCCGATCACCTGCCTGCAGTGGGTCAAGCCCGAGGGCGCGGCGACCTCCAGCGCCGGGCTGCTGTCCGGTGCGGTGCTCCCGGTGACCGACGTGAACCGCACGGTCCGGCTGGTCAACGCGCCCGCCGCCCGGGCGGCGATCACCCCCGGCTACGGCTACCTGGTGCAGACGGTCGGCAACGACGCCGCCGCACCCGCCGCCGGATCACTGTTCTGGGTGTCCGACACCGGCGTGCGTTACGGCATCGAGGGCGGTACCGGTCGCAACGACGGCCCCGTCAAGACCGCCGCCGCCCTGGGCCTGGACGGCCCGGCGCTGCCGATGCCGTGGTCGATCCTGTCGCTGCTGTCGGCCGGCCCCGCGCTGTCGCAGGCCGATGCCCTGACCGCGGCCGACTTCACCGCCCCCGCGCCGAACCCGACGGAGAACCGATGA
- the eccA gene encoding type VII secretion AAA-ATPase EccA, with protein MTNGSDIGSVREARADADVVSRFATCCKALGLTVYDRRRPADLNAARTGFAALTRIAHEQCDAWVGLAAAGDRSPGVLAAASRTGATAGVLCRRAELAPRALNFRYDTGLYLEFTAATPDEYDLAYAASLARTGDFAAADALATEVLGRRPDSPEARWVLAAIHYRAKRWADVVRLLTPLVNDDRCDETFAHAARMALGTALARLGMFAPALSLLEEPAGPVAVAAVDGALAKGLVLRAHGEEAEAAEVLQDLYAAHPENTEVEAALSDPTYLVVTTTAARIDARTDPWDAETEPDEADFIDPDAHERKAKLLAEAEQELDQFIGLEEVKTQVARLKSSVAMGLLRQERGLAVAQRSHHLVFAGPPGTGKTTIARVVAKIYCGLGLLKKENVKEVHRADLIGQHIGETEAKTNAIIDSALDGVLFLDEAYALVATGAKNDFGLVAIDTLLARMENDRDRLVVIIAGYRADLDRFLDANEGLRSRFTRSIEFPSYTSEELVEIANAMARQRDSLFEQAALDDLGTLFAQLAASTSPDANGIDRRSLDIAGNGRFVRNVVERSEEEREYRLDHSELAGTHDFSDEALMTITDDDVRSSVVPLLRGLGLAVPEQVR; from the coding sequence ATGACAAACGGCAGTGACATCGGATCGGTGCGCGAGGCGCGCGCCGACGCCGACGTGGTCAGCAGGTTCGCCACCTGCTGCAAGGCGCTGGGCCTGACGGTGTACGACCGCCGCCGCCCGGCCGACCTGAATGCGGCCCGCACCGGGTTCGCCGCACTCACCCGGATCGCGCACGAGCAGTGCGACGCCTGGGTGGGACTGGCCGCCGCCGGTGACCGCTCGCCGGGTGTACTGGCCGCCGCGTCCCGCACCGGTGCCACCGCGGGTGTGCTGTGCCGCCGCGCCGAACTGGCCCCGCGGGCACTGAACTTCCGCTACGACACCGGGCTCTACCTGGAATTCACCGCCGCCACCCCGGACGAGTACGACCTCGCCTACGCCGCCTCGCTGGCCCGCACCGGGGATTTCGCCGCCGCCGACGCGTTGGCGACCGAAGTGCTCGGCCGCCGACCGGACTCGCCCGAGGCCCGCTGGGTGCTCGCCGCCATCCACTACCGCGCCAAGCGCTGGGCCGACGTCGTCCGGCTGTTGACCCCGCTGGTCAACGACGACCGCTGCGACGAGACGTTCGCGCACGCCGCCCGGATGGCACTGGGCACCGCCCTGGCCCGCCTCGGCATGTTCGCCCCGGCGCTGTCGCTGCTGGAGGAACCCGCCGGACCGGTCGCCGTCGCCGCGGTCGACGGAGCGCTGGCCAAGGGCCTGGTGCTGCGCGCCCACGGCGAGGAGGCCGAAGCCGCCGAGGTGCTGCAGGACCTCTACGCCGCGCACCCGGAGAACACCGAGGTGGAGGCCGCGCTGTCGGACCCCACCTACCTCGTCGTCACCACCACCGCCGCGCGCATCGACGCCCGCACCGACCCCTGGGATGCCGAAACCGAGCCCGACGAGGCCGATTTCATCGACCCCGACGCGCACGAGCGCAAGGCAAAGCTGCTGGCCGAGGCCGAGCAGGAACTGGATCAGTTCATCGGCCTGGAGGAGGTCAAGACCCAGGTGGCCCGGCTCAAGAGCTCGGTCGCCATGGGCCTGCTGCGCCAGGAGCGCGGCCTGGCCGTCGCCCAGCGCAGCCACCACCTGGTGTTCGCCGGCCCGCCCGGCACCGGTAAGACCACCATCGCCCGCGTGGTCGCCAAGATCTACTGCGGTCTGGGGCTGCTGAAGAAGGAGAACGTCAAGGAGGTCCACCGGGCCGACCTGATCGGGCAGCACATCGGTGAGACCGAGGCCAAGACCAACGCCATCATCGACAGCGCCCTGGACGGCGTGCTGTTCCTCGATGAGGCCTACGCCCTGGTCGCCACCGGCGCCAAGAACGACTTCGGCCTGGTCGCCATCGACACCCTGCTGGCCCGGATGGAAAACGACCGCGACCGCCTGGTCGTCATCATCGCCGGCTACCGCGCCGACCTGGACCGCTTCCTGGACGCCAACGAGGGTCTGCGGTCCCGTTTCACCCGCAGCATCGAGTTCCCGTCGTACACCTCCGAGGAACTCGTCGAGATCGCCAATGCCATGGCGCGCCAACGCGACAGCCTGTTCGAGCAGGCGGCGCTGGACGACCTCGGCACCCTGTTCGCGCAGCTGGCGGCCTCCACCTCGCCGGACGCCAACGGCATCGACCGACGCAGCCTGGACATCGCCGGTAACGGCCGGTTCGTCCGCAACGTCGTCGAGCGCTCCGAGGAGGAGCGCGAATACCGGCTGGATCACTCCGAACTGGCCGGCACCCATGACTTCAGCGACGAGGCCCTGATGACCATCACCGACGACGATGTCCGCAGCTCCGTCGTGCCGCTGCTGCGCGGCCTCGGGCTCGCCGTGCCGGAGCAGGTCCGATGA
- a CDS encoding PE family protein produces the protein MTLNVVPEGLAAAGAAVEALTARLAAAEAGAAPLISAVIPPAADPVSLTSAAGFSAHGANHGAVAAQGVTELGRSGMGVGESGVSYATGDAQAASNYLIARGV, from the coding sequence ATGACCCTGAATGTCGTTCCCGAAGGACTGGCGGCAGCCGGCGCCGCTGTGGAGGCGCTGACCGCGCGGCTGGCCGCGGCCGAAGCCGGTGCGGCACCGCTGATTTCCGCCGTCATCCCGCCCGCCGCGGACCCGGTCTCGCTGACCAGCGCCGCCGGTTTCAGCGCGCACGGAGCGAACCACGGCGCGGTGGCCGCACAGGGCGTCACCGAACTGGGCCGCTCCGGCATGGGTGTCGGGGAGTCCGGCGTCAGCTACGCCACCGGCGACGCCCAAGCCGCGTCGAACTACCTGATCGCCCGCGGCGTCTGA
- the eccCa gene encoding type VII secretion protein EccCa, which produces MSRLIFEGRRRLPRPAARKGSIVIEAPPELPRAIPPSLLRRVLPYLIVGLIIGMVVALFATGMRVLSPQVLFFPFVLLLAATALYRGNDGKTRTEEIDAERADYLRYLSVVRDNIRAHAADQRARLDWSHPEPADLPAFVGTRRQWERDPHDSDFLVLRTGRADVALDATLKVADAVDEVDLEPVSHSALRALLDTQRTLPAAPAGLMLSRISRVRVVGEPDEVRAAVRAWVAQAATWHDPTVLGVALAGPGLESDDWSWLKWLPHVDVPGVIDGLGPARYLHADADRLIAAIGPVLAERPLFDGTADHGLRHLIILVDDPGYDLDASVLSEALAGVTVVQIGGPDPGRDQYPDPERPVLRVADGKIARWQASGWETEIEQADSFSPAEAAQLARGLSRWDSNPAHTGLRSAATNGATFTTLLDIPDASSLDVPTLWAPRRREDELRVPIGVTANGEPLFFDLKDEAEGGMGPHGLMIGMTGSGKSQTLMSILLSLLTTHSAERLIVIYADFKGEAGADIFRNFPQVVAVISNMAEKRSLADRFADTLRGEVARRENLLRDAGRRITGSAFNSVAEYEAARDAGHDLEPLPTLFVVADEFTLMLADHPEYADLFDYVARKGRSFRIHLLFASQTLDIGKIKDIDKNTSYRIGLKVASPAVSRQIIGVEDAYHIESGKNHKGEGFLVPAPGATPIKFRSTYVDGIYEPPRAAKSVVVPATPRPRLFTSTAVDADQDVIQIIESDHVEDYGPPRKLIATIGEQLASVGPKAPELWLPPLDEPIPLVEVLGTAGIAPGSRRWPLGEIDRPFEMRRDPLIFDATSGAGNLVIHGGPKSGKSSALQTFILSAAALHAPGQVSFYCLDYGGGALAKVAGLAHVGSVASPLEPERIRRTFGELETLLIARRQQGAVPEGGYTDGYGEVFLVIDNLYAFGRDNVDQFNTRNPLLAKVTELANSGLAYGIHVVVTTPNWLEVPLAMRDGLGLRLELRLPDARDSNVRVVGALRRPAESVPIDQPGRGLTMGAEHFLFARPQPELVGELNAAAAGKRAPEVRLLPTVLDPADVAPLFIPPELVVVGRREEDLGPVAVDFAANPLMMVLGDTRSGKTNLLRHVIRTVRENSTAESVAFTVVDRRLQLVSEPLFTDNEYTANIDRITPAMLGLAALIEKRRPPVGLSPAELAEWSRRGGSGEHTHYLIIDDVDAIPDGPAMSGPYLGQRPWTPLIGMLAEAGDLGLRVIVTARATGSGHMLMTNPLLRRLNDLQATTVMLSGNPADSARIRGHRFARAAAGRAMLFDDGDQPTHLQLVLVPEAVGSTQSHLRNQQGEEFGS; this is translated from the coding sequence ATGAGCAGGCTGATCTTCGAGGGGCGCCGGCGGCTGCCGCGCCCGGCCGCCCGCAAGGGCAGCATCGTCATCGAGGCGCCACCGGAGCTGCCGCGGGCGATCCCGCCGTCGCTGCTGCGCCGCGTGCTGCCGTACCTGATCGTCGGACTGATCATCGGCATGGTGGTCGCGCTGTTCGCCACCGGGATGCGGGTGCTGTCCCCGCAGGTGCTGTTCTTCCCGTTCGTGCTGCTGCTGGCCGCCACCGCGCTCTACCGCGGCAACGACGGCAAGACCCGCACCGAGGAGATCGACGCCGAGCGCGCCGACTACCTGCGCTACCTGTCGGTGGTCCGCGACAACATCCGGGCGCATGCCGCCGACCAGCGCGCGCGGCTCGACTGGTCGCATCCGGAACCCGCCGACCTGCCGGCGTTCGTCGGCACCCGACGCCAATGGGAGCGCGACCCGCACGACTCGGACTTCCTGGTGCTGCGCACCGGCCGCGCCGACGTGGCCCTGGACGCGACGCTGAAGGTCGCCGACGCCGTCGACGAGGTGGACCTGGAGCCGGTGTCGCACAGCGCCCTGCGCGCGCTGCTGGACACCCAGCGCACCCTGCCGGCCGCGCCGGCCGGGCTGATGCTGTCCCGGATCTCCCGGGTGCGCGTGGTGGGAGAGCCCGACGAGGTGCGCGCCGCGGTGCGCGCCTGGGTCGCCCAGGCCGCCACCTGGCACGACCCGACCGTGCTCGGCGTGGCGCTGGCCGGCCCCGGCCTAGAGTCCGACGACTGGTCCTGGCTGAAATGGCTACCGCACGTTGATGTTCCGGGTGTGATCGACGGGCTCGGCCCTGCCCGCTACCTGCACGCCGACGCTGACCGGCTGATCGCCGCCATCGGACCGGTACTGGCCGAACGCCCCCTGTTCGACGGCACCGCGGACCACGGCCTGCGGCACCTGATCATCCTGGTCGACGACCCGGGCTACGACCTGGACGCCTCGGTGCTGTCCGAGGCGCTGGCCGGGGTGACCGTGGTGCAGATCGGCGGCCCCGACCCGGGCCGCGACCAGTACCCCGACCCGGAGCGCCCCGTGCTGCGGGTGGCCGACGGCAAGATCGCGCGCTGGCAGGCATCGGGCTGGGAGACCGAGATCGAACAGGCCGACTCCTTCTCGCCGGCCGAGGCGGCCCAGTTGGCCCGCGGCCTGTCGCGCTGGGACTCCAACCCCGCCCACACCGGGCTGCGGTCGGCGGCCACCAACGGCGCCACCTTCACCACGCTGCTCGACATTCCCGACGCCTCCAGCCTCGACGTGCCGACGCTGTGGGCGCCGCGGCGCCGCGAGGACGAACTGCGGGTGCCCATCGGTGTCACCGCCAACGGGGAGCCGCTGTTCTTCGACCTCAAGGATGAAGCCGAGGGCGGTATGGGCCCGCACGGCCTGATGATCGGTATGACGGGTTCGGGCAAGTCGCAGACCCTGATGTCGATCCTGCTGTCGCTGTTGACCACGCACTCGGCCGAGCGGCTGATCGTCATCTACGCCGACTTCAAGGGTGAGGCCGGCGCCGACATCTTCCGCAACTTCCCGCAGGTCGTCGCCGTCATCTCCAACATGGCCGAAAAGCGTTCGCTGGCAGACCGGTTCGCCGACACCCTGCGCGGTGAGGTGGCGCGGCGGGAGAACCTGCTGCGCGATGCCGGCCGGCGGATCACCGGCAGTGCGTTCAACTCGGTCGCCGAGTACGAGGCCGCCCGCGACGCCGGGCACGACCTGGAGCCGCTGCCGACGCTGTTCGTGGTGGCCGACGAGTTCACCCTGATGCTCGCCGATCACCCCGAGTACGCCGATCTGTTCGATTACGTTGCCCGCAAGGGCCGCTCGTTCCGGATCCACCTGCTGTTCGCGTCGCAGACGCTGGACATCGGCAAGATCAAGGACATCGACAAGAACACCTCCTACCGGATCGGTCTGAAGGTGGCCAGCCCGGCGGTGTCCCGGCAGATCATCGGGGTCGAGGACGCCTATCACATCGAATCGGGCAAGAACCACAAGGGCGAGGGCTTCCTGGTGCCCGCGCCCGGTGCCACCCCGATCAAGTTCCGCAGCACCTACGTCGACGGCATCTACGAGCCGCCGCGGGCGGCGAAATCCGTTGTGGTCCCGGCGACCCCGCGTCCGCGGTTGTTCACCTCCACCGCCGTGGACGCCGACCAGGACGTCATCCAGATCATCGAGTCCGACCACGTCGAGGACTACGGCCCGCCGCGCAAGCTGATCGCCACCATCGGTGAGCAGCTCGCCAGCGTCGGCCCGAAGGCGCCGGAACTGTGGCTGCCGCCGCTGGACGAACCGATCCCGCTGGTCGAGGTGCTGGGCACCGCCGGCATCGCACCCGGGTCGCGCCGCTGGCCGCTCGGCGAGATCGACCGGCCGTTCGAGATGCGCCGCGATCCGCTGATCTTCGACGCCACCTCCGGCGCGGGCAACCTGGTCATCCACGGCGGCCCGAAATCCGGCAAATCCAGTGCGCTGCAGACGTTCATCCTGTCGGCGGCCGCGCTGCACGCGCCGGGCCAGGTCAGCTTCTACTGCCTGGACTACGGCGGCGGCGCGCTGGCCAAGGTGGCCGGACTGGCGCACGTCGGCAGCGTCGCCTCCCCGCTGGAGCCCGAGCGCATCCGTCGTACCTTCGGTGAGTTGGAAACGCTGCTGATCGCCCGCCGCCAGCAGGGCGCGGTGCCCGAGGGTGGCTACACCGACGGCTACGGCGAGGTGTTCCTGGTCATCGACAACCTCTACGCCTTCGGCCGCGACAACGTCGACCAGTTCAACACCCGTAACCCGTTGCTGGCCAAGGTGACCGAACTGGCCAACTCCGGCCTGGCCTACGGCATCCACGTCGTGGTCACCACGCCGAACTGGCTCGAGGTGCCGCTGGCCATGCGCGACGGTCTGGGCCTGCGGCTGGAACTGCGGCTGCCCGATGCCCGGGACTCCAACGTCCGGGTGGTGGGTGCCCTGCGCCGGCCGGCCGAGAGCGTGCCGATCGACCAGCCGGGCCGCGGCCTGACCATGGGCGCCGAGCACTTCCTGTTCGCCCGCCCGCAGCCCGAGCTCGTCGGCGAGCTGAACGCCGCGGCCGCCGGGAAGCGCGCCCCGGAGGTCCGGCTGCTGCCGACCGTGCTCGATCCGGCCGATGTGGCCCCGCTGTTCATCCCGCCGGAGCTGGTGGTCGTCGGCCGCCGCGAGGAGGACCTGGGACCGGTCGCCGTGGACTTCGCGGCCAACCCGCTGATGATGGTGCTCGGCGACACCCGCTCGGGCAAGACCAACCTGCTGCGCCACGTAATCCGCACGGTCCGGGAGAACTCCACCGCCGAATCGGTGGCGTTCACCGTCGTCGACCGCCGGCTGCAGCTGGTCTCCGAGCCGCTGTTCACCGACAACGAGTACACCGCCAACATCGACCGGATCACCCCGGCGATGCTGGGACTGGCGGCGCTGATCGAGAAGCGTCGGCCCCCGGTCGGGTTGTCCCCGGCGGAACTTGCCGAATGGTCGCGCCGCGGCGGCTCGGGCGAGCACACGCACTACCTGATCATCGACGACGTCGACGCCATCCCGGACGGACCGGCGATGTCCGGCCCGTACCTGGGCCAGCGGCCGTGGACCCCGCTGATCGGGATGCTCGCCGAGGCCGGGGATCTGGGACTGCGGGTGATCGTCACCGCCCGGGCCACCGGGTCCGGGCACATGCTGATGACCAACCCGCTGCTGCGCCGGCTCAACGACCTGCAGGCCACCACGGTCATGCTGTCGGGCAACCCGGCCGACAGCGCCCGGATCCGCGGGCACCGGTTCGCCCGCGCGGCGGCTGGGCGCGCCATGTTGTTCGACGACGGCGACCAGCCCACGCATCTGCAGCTGGTGCTGGTGCCCGAGGCGGTCGGTTCCACCCAATCGCATCTTCGCAATCAACAAGGAGAGGAGTTCGGCTCATGA
- a CDS encoding SAM-dependent methyltransferase, whose amino-acid sequence MRTEGDSWDITTSVGATALLVAAARALEAQRPQPLAVDKFAAVFCRAAGGDWAAVVDGESTDSPLSTADFGTAFVAFQGARTRYFDAYFAAAADAGVRQVVILAAGLDSRAFRLDWPDGTVVYELDLPRVLAFKDQALAGVGATPKARRVEIAVDLRDDWPAELRANGFDPDEPAAFIVEGLMIYLTAEAQHRLCEGIDALAAPGSWVGIEDGEPIPEEDLAAARAAGDQAAAGGTDFFNLIYNEQHEPSQDWFGARGWTAEATPLAGYLDELGRGVEPDSDGGQMVARNTLVIARKA is encoded by the coding sequence ATGCGAACCGAAGGCGACTCCTGGGACATCACCACCAGCGTCGGCGCGACGGCCCTGCTGGTCGCGGCCGCCCGCGCGCTGGAGGCGCAACGGCCGCAGCCGCTGGCCGTCGACAAGTTCGCCGCGGTGTTCTGCCGCGCCGCCGGCGGGGACTGGGCGGCCGTCGTGGACGGTGAGTCCACCGACTCGCCGCTGAGCACCGCCGACTTCGGCACGGCGTTCGTCGCCTTCCAGGGGGCGCGTACCCGCTACTTCGACGCCTACTTCGCCGCCGCCGCCGACGCCGGGGTCCGCCAGGTGGTGATCCTGGCCGCCGGCCTGGACTCTCGCGCGTTCCGGCTGGACTGGCCCGACGGCACCGTGGTCTACGAACTCGACCTGCCCCGGGTGCTGGCCTTCAAGGACCAAGCGCTGGCCGGTGTCGGTGCGACGCCCAAGGCACGCCGGGTGGAGATCGCCGTCGACCTGCGCGACGACTGGCCCGCCGAACTGCGGGCCAACGGCTTCGACCCGGACGAACCGGCGGCCTTCATCGTCGAGGGTCTGATGATCTACCTGACCGCCGAGGCCCAGCACCGGTTGTGCGAGGGCATCGACGCGCTGGCCGCGCCGGGCAGCTGGGTCGGCATCGAGGACGGCGAACCGATACCGGAAGAGGACCTCGCCGCGGCGCGGGCCGCCGGCGACCAGGCCGCCGCGGGTGGCACCGACTTCTTCAACCTGATCTACAACGAACAGCACGAGCCGTCCCAGGACTGGTTCGGCGCCCGCGGTTGGACCGCCGAGGCCACCCCGCTGGCCGGTTACCTCGACGAACTCGGCCGAGGGGTGGAACCCGACTCCGACGGCGGCCAGATGGTGGCCCGGAACACTCTGGTCATCGCCCGGAAGGCCTGA